From one Acidobacteriota bacterium genomic stretch:
- a CDS encoding class I SAM-dependent rRNA methyltransferase, with translation MKKPGSGARDHGPAGAPERYSAVVNDRGAERVRGGHPWIYGTDILGWEPEPPAAAVLTAGVRDRRGHELGTADRSPQSKIQLRMLTREAGATVDRAFLQARLAEALAYRQKLVHDSEAYRLVSSEGDGLPGLIVDRYGDALALQTLSWAMAARQAEIVEDLKALVAPRTIVERNEARVRLQEGLEQRAGLIEGATSTVEVQVNGLRLEMDLLGGQKTGGFLDQRENWKAAAGYAQALGCRKALDVFTYQGGFALHLARAGAAVQAVDSSRTALEVAERNGERNGFPAIDWVEANAFDLLRDYDQRGERFDCLVLDPPAFAKSRAALKTAAAGYKEINLRALKLVAPGGLLVTCSCSHHLSEAHLLEILADAARDARREVRVLERRGQAADHPVVLGFPESAYLKCIVAAVQ, from the coding sequence CTGAAGAAGCCCGGGTCAGGGGCCAGGGACCACGGTCCAGCGGGGGCGCCGGAGCGGTATAGCGCCGTGGTCAATGACCGCGGCGCGGAGCGGGTGCGCGGCGGGCATCCCTGGATTTACGGCACTGATATTTTAGGCTGGGAGCCGGAGCCGCCGGCAGCGGCGGTCCTGACGGCGGGGGTGCGCGACCGGCGCGGGCATGAGCTGGGCACCGCCGATCGCAGCCCGCAATCCAAAATTCAGCTTCGGATGCTGACGCGCGAGGCGGGCGCGACGGTGGACCGCGCCTTTTTGCAGGCGCGGCTGGCGGAGGCACTGGCGTACCGGCAGAAGCTGGTGCACGACAGCGAGGCTTACCGGCTGGTGTCGTCGGAAGGCGATGGCCTGCCAGGGCTGATCGTGGACCGCTACGGCGATGCGCTGGCGTTGCAGACGCTGAGCTGGGCGATGGCGGCGCGGCAGGCCGAGATCGTCGAAGACCTGAAGGCGCTGGTGGCGCCGCGCACCATCGTCGAGCGCAATGAGGCGCGGGTGCGCCTGCAGGAGGGGCTGGAGCAGAGGGCGGGATTGATCGAGGGTGCGACCAGCACGGTCGAGGTGCAGGTGAACGGGTTGCGCCTCGAAATGGACTTGCTCGGCGGGCAGAAAACCGGAGGGTTTCTCGATCAGCGCGAGAACTGGAAAGCGGCTGCCGGCTATGCGCAGGCGCTGGGCTGCCGGAAGGCGCTCGATGTGTTTACGTATCAGGGCGGCTTTGCACTGCACCTGGCGCGGGCGGGCGCCGCGGTGCAGGCGGTGGACAGCTCGCGGACGGCGCTGGAAGTAGCGGAGCGCAATGGCGAGCGAAACGGCTTTCCGGCGATCGATTGGGTCGAGGCCAACGCGTTTGATCTGCTGCGCGATTATGACCAGCGCGGGGAGCGGTTCGACTGCCTTGTGCTCGATCCGCCGGCGTTCGCCAAATCGCGGGCAGCGCTGAAGACGGCGGCGGCGGGCTATAAGGAGATCAATTTGCGGGCGCTGAAGCTCGTGGCGCCGGGCGGGCTGCTGGTGACGTGCAGTTGCTCGCATCATCTGAGCGAGGCGCACCTGCTGGAGATTCTGGCGGATGCGGCCCGCGACGCCCGCCGCGAGGTGCGCGTGCTGGAGCGGCGCGGCCAGGCGGCGGATCATCCCGTGGTGCTGGGCTTTCCGGAGTCGGCGTACTTGAAGTGCATCGTAGCCGCGGTGCAGTAA